In Desulfovibrio psychrotolerans, a genomic segment contains:
- a CDS encoding polyphenol oxidase family protein: MAVDYIPFRFPGIDSVRCAFQTRCGGAGGEGPFGGANISHDVGDAPDTVAENRRLLMAGLGVDSWCELKQVHGDVLVFDPSSVPPDAPGTTEADGAATDEPGRVLVIKTADCQPILLAHAGGGHIAALHAGWRGNRMGFVQTGVARFCERYGLDPADVRAVRGPSLGPAMAEFVNFSMEWGPDWTRWHDAAARTMDLWSLTRHQLMQAGLSEGSIFGLDLCTHTLEGMFFSYRRENRCGRQASLIWITAE; this comes from the coding sequence ATGGCTGTAGACTATATTCCGTTCCGCTTTCCCGGCATTGATTCCGTGCGCTGCGCCTTTCAGACCCGGTGCGGCGGTGCGGGCGGGGAGGGGCCTTTTGGCGGGGCCAATATTTCGCATGACGTGGGCGATGCCCCGGATACGGTGGCGGAAAACAGGCGGCTGCTCATGGCGGGGCTGGGGGTGGATTCGTGGTGTGAACTGAAGCAGGTGCACGGAGACGTACTGGTGTTTGACCCGTCTTCCGTACCGCCGGATGCGCCCGGGACCACAGAGGCAGACGGTGCCGCCACGGATGAACCGGGTAGGGTGCTGGTCATTAAGACGGCGGATTGCCAGCCCATTCTGCTGGCCCATGCCGGTGGCGGGCATATTGCCGCGCTGCATGCGGGCTGGCGGGGCAACCGCATGGGGTTTGTGCAGACGGGCGTGGCGCGGTTCTGCGAGCGCTACGGGCTGGATCCGGCAGACGTGCGGGCGGTGCGCGGACCGAGCCTTGGCCCCGCCATGGCGGAGTTCGTGAACTTTAGCATGGAGTGGGGGCCGGACTGGACCCGATGGCATGACGCTGCTGCGCGGACCATGGACCTGTGGAGCCTGACCCGGCATCAGCTTATGCAGGCGGGACTGAGCGAGGGGAGCATCTTTGGGCTGGACCTGTGCACCCACACCCTTGAGGGGATGTTCTTTTCCTACCGCAGGGAAAACCGGTGCGGGCGGCAGGCTTCCCTTATCTGGATAACGGCGGAGTAG
- a CDS encoding aminotransferase class IV has translation MIYYRNGQLHEGGIRQDIGSPAFRFGAGVFETLLYNGRNLCRLPAHLARARRSLEFFGLTEPEASYGDARYAEAIAAVLRANGLTERAARVNIFFPAEDESGTVVPVIAAVPYAPQPDKTYRLALASVAVQHPYFAHKSMNAMFHWMERRSAQALGYDDAVLVHQDGVLLETTTAALVFGDGTSLCTPGSADRLESTALAAAREVTPIDGCTVRASTAGGFRHAYVLNSLMGMRPVVWLNGVEYAPDEATCARLTEVICS, from the coding sequence ATGATCTACTACAGGAACGGTCAGCTGCACGAAGGGGGCATACGGCAGGATATAGGCTCACCCGCCTTCCGGTTCGGGGCGGGGGTGTTTGAAACCTTGCTGTATAACGGCAGAAACCTGTGCCGCCTGCCTGCGCATCTGGCACGGGCACGGCGGAGTCTGGAATTTTTCGGGCTGACGGAGCCAGAAGCATCCTATGGGGACGCCCGTTACGCGGAAGCCATTGCCGCTGTGCTGCGCGCCAACGGGCTGACGGAGCGTGCGGCGCGGGTGAATATCTTTTTCCCCGCAGAAGATGAGTCGGGCACCGTGGTGCCCGTGATTGCCGCAGTGCCCTATGCGCCGCAACCGGACAAGACGTACCGTCTTGCGCTGGCTTCCGTTGCCGTGCAGCACCCCTATTTTGCCCACAAATCCATGAATGCCATGTTCCACTGGATGGAGCGTCGCAGTGCCCAGGCGCTGGGGTATGACGACGCGGTGCTGGTGCATCAGGACGGCGTGCTGCTGGAAACGACCACGGCGGCGTTGGTGTTCGGCGACGGGACCAGCCTGTGTACTCCCGGCAGTGCGGACAGGCTGGAGTCTACCGCGCTTGCCGCAGCGCGCGAGGTTACCCCCATTGATGGCTGCACCGTGCGGGCGAGCACTGCGGGCGGGTTTCGCCATGCCTATGTGCTGAACTCGCTCATGGGCATGCGGCCCGTGGTGTGGCTGAATGGCGTGGAGTACGCACCGGATGAGGCCACCTGTGCCCGCCTGACCGAGGTTATCTGCAGCTGA
- a CDS encoding aminodeoxychorismate/anthranilate synthase component II, which translates to MRILLADNNDSFTRNLEHLLVAATGGQVQVVPYARLRDIRRNGGPDCWPDSWPESRTGTRPDLVVISPGPGHPREYPAYADIIDSGVPVLGICMGMQVLNHHFGGETARLPAHPQNGAGGVHGKQARIVMEGRGRRVARYHSLHCSRLGQGLRVIATLCPEEDETPEGCTAGVQGSVVLAKPVGTVGADKPVEAGNFVGIGKAVEPSKAAKSVDTAKSVECAASLSSAESVESGNPVQSANAVIAGKSRVPPESVEPVESVESVEPVAYGGAGIVMGLCHESRPLMGLQFHPESFLTPDGEWYIAHALRFFHNR; encoded by the coding sequence GTGCGCATTCTGCTGGCGGACAACAACGACAGCTTTACCCGCAATCTGGAGCACCTGCTGGTGGCAGCCACCGGGGGGCAGGTGCAGGTGGTGCCCTATGCGCGGCTGCGGGACATACGACGGAACGGCGGGCCGGATTGCTGGCCGGATAGTTGGCCGGAGAGCAGAACAGGTACAAGGCCCGATCTGGTGGTCATTTCGCCGGGGCCGGGGCATCCGCGCGAGTATCCCGCTTATGCGGACATTATAGACAGCGGTGTGCCTGTGCTGGGTATCTGCATGGGGATGCAGGTACTGAATCATCACTTCGGGGGCGAAACGGCGCGGCTGCCCGCGCACCCGCAAAACGGGGCGGGCGGCGTGCACGGCAAGCAGGCCCGCATTGTCATGGAAGGCAGGGGGCGTAGGGTTGCGCGGTATCATTCGTTGCACTGCTCGCGTCTGGGGCAGGGTCTGCGCGTTATTGCCACGCTGTGCCCGGAGGAAGACGAGACGCCGGAAGGCTGCACTGCCGGGGTACAGGGATCTGTGGTGCTTGCCAAGCCTGTCGGGACTGTCGGGGCTGACAAGCCTGTTGAGGCTGGCAATTTTGTCGGGATTGGCAAGGCTGTCGAACCTAGCAAGGCAGCTAAGTCTGTTGACACTGCCAAGTCTGTCGAGTGTGCGGCGTCCCTGAGTTCCGCCGAGTCCGTCGAGTCTGGGAACCCCGTGCAATCCGCGAACGCCGTGATCGCCGGGAAATCACGTGTGCCCCCGGAGTCTGTGGAGCCTGTGGAGTCCGTGGAATCTGTGGAACCAGTGGCATATGGCGGGGCCGGTATTGTTATGGGGCTGTGTCACGAGTCGCGCCCGCTGATGGGATTGCAGTTTCACCCGGAATCGTTTCTTACCCCGGACGGGGAGTGGTATATTGCCCATGCGTTGCGCTTTTTCCACAACCGTTAG
- the dinB gene encoding DNA polymerase IV: MHTPPAISPDTPQPALSQPPQRRILHLDMDAFFASVEQLDHPEWRGKPVIVGGRERGVVSAASYEARTFGVRSAIPIARAKKLCPHGIYTRGNMARYAEISRQIMNLLSSYSPLVEPASIDEAYLDASGLERLFGSPRDLALRIKQDIRQTVGLACSIGIAPVKFLAKIASDHNKPDGLFILEPDDVPGFLSTLPVARIPGVGKRFLEELEKLGVRTCRDAQQYPQSFWERRFGKGGLSLWRRAHGLDGRGVETGYEAKSESAENTFAEDTDDRELLKKWLLRQAERVGTGQRRMGVKGRTVTLKLKYADFTAITRSRSLPEPTDSTEIIFQTACELLDAVPLRQKVRLIGVGLSNYDRGPQQLSLLDGSAGGQTGGKVATEKQRNLDRALDALRDKFGRDAITRGRLFDFDK; the protein is encoded by the coding sequence ATGCACACGCCCCCAGCCATATCCCCGGACACGCCCCAACCGGCTCTGAGCCAGCCCCCGCAAAGACGCATCCTGCATCTGGACATGGATGCCTTCTTTGCCTCCGTGGAGCAGCTGGACCACCCGGAATGGCGCGGCAAGCCCGTCATCGTGGGCGGGCGTGAACGCGGGGTGGTCTCCGCCGCCTCCTACGAGGCACGCACCTTCGGCGTGCGCTCCGCCATCCCCATTGCACGGGCAAAAAAACTCTGCCCCCACGGCATCTACACCCGCGGCAACATGGCCCGCTATGCGGAAATCTCCCGGCAGATCATGAACCTCCTCTCCTCCTATTCCCCGCTGGTAGAACCGGCATCCATCGACGAAGCCTATCTGGACGCCTCCGGGCTGGAACGCCTCTTCGGCTCCCCGCGCGATTTAGCCCTGCGCATCAAGCAGGATATCCGGCAGACCGTGGGGCTTGCCTGCTCCATCGGCATCGCTCCCGTAAAGTTTCTTGCCAAGATAGCTTCAGACCACAACAAGCCCGACGGGCTGTTCATACTGGAGCCGGACGACGTGCCCGGCTTTCTCTCCACCCTGCCCGTGGCGCGCATTCCCGGTGTGGGCAAACGGTTTCTGGAAGAACTGGAAAAACTGGGCGTGCGCACCTGCCGCGATGCGCAGCAGTACCCGCAAAGCTTCTGGGAACGCCGCTTCGGCAAGGGGGGGCTGTCCCTGTGGCGCAGGGCGCATGGGCTGGACGGGCGGGGGGTGGAAACAGGCTACGAGGCAAAGTCAGAAAGCGCAGAAAACACCTTTGCAGAAGACACAGACGACCGCGAACTGCTTAAAAAATGGCTCCTGCGTCAGGCGGAACGGGTGGGAACCGGGCAGCGGCGCATGGGCGTGAAGGGGCGCACCGTCACGCTCAAGCTCAAATATGCGGACTTCACCGCCATCACCCGCAGCCGCAGCCTGCCGGAGCCCACAGATTCCACAGAGATCATCTTTCAAACCGCGTGCGAACTGCTGGATGCCGTGCCCCTGCGGCAGAAGGTGCGCCTCATCGGGGTGGGACTTTCCAACTACGACCGCGGACCGCAGCAGCTCAGCCTGCTGGACGGCAGTGCGGGTGGGCAGACAGGCGGCAAGGTTGCCACGGAGAAGCAACGTAATCTGGACCGGGCGCTGGATGCCCTGCGCGACAAGTTCGGACGCGATGCCATAACGCGCGGGCGGCTCTTCGATTTCGATAAGTAG
- a CDS encoding flavodoxin family protein, whose protein sequence is MKVVAFNGSPREGGNTEHLIKAVFVPLEEAGVETELVRIGGTGLRGCIACMKCRERKDGKCAIKNDDLNDYVEKMRQADGILLGSPTYFTDVTAEMQALIDRAGFVTLGNGAQLRRKVGAAVVAVRRGGATHVFDTMNHFFQISQMIVPGSTYWNMGYGLGPGQVTADEEGMNNMRNLGETMAWLMKAIEGR, encoded by the coding sequence ATGAAAGTAGTGGCTTTTAACGGCAGCCCGCGTGAGGGCGGCAACACGGAACATCTGATAAAGGCGGTCTTTGTTCCTCTGGAAGAGGCGGGCGTAGAAACGGAACTGGTGCGCATCGGCGGCACGGGGCTTCGGGGCTGCATCGCCTGCATGAAGTGTAGAGAGCGCAAAGACGGCAAATGCGCCATAAAAAACGATGATCTCAACGACTACGTGGAAAAGATGCGTCAGGCAGACGGCATCCTGCTCGGCTCCCCCACCTACTTCACGGACGTAACGGCAGAAATGCAGGCACTCATAGACCGCGCTGGCTTTGTCACGCTGGGCAACGGTGCACAGCTTCGCCGCAAGGTGGGCGCAGCCGTGGTGGCGGTCCGGCGCGGGGGAGCCACCCATGTGTTCGACACCATGAACCACTTTTTCCAGATCAGCCAGATGATCGTGCCCGGCTCCACCTACTGGAACATGGGTTACGGCCTTGGCCCCGGTCAGGTCACCGCCGATGAGGAAGGTATGAACAACATGCGCAATCTGGGCGAGACCATGGCGTGGCTGATGAAGGCTATAGAGGGACGCTGA
- a CDS encoding GFA family protein: MKHAGACLCGKVAFEVEGGFDSFYLCHCERCRKDTGSAHAANLFSSTAKLRWLSGEEDVRTFNFNSTGHIKSFCIHCGSALPNIQMDGALLVVPVGSLDSEVPIRPDGHIFIANKANWDSGLENVPMFERLPDENEE, from the coding sequence ATGAAACATGCAGGGGCCTGTTTGTGCGGCAAGGTAGCATTTGAGGTGGAAGGTGGTTTTGATAGTTTTTATCTCTGTCATTGCGAGCGATGCCGCAAAGACACTGGCTCAGCGCATGCTGCAAATCTGTTCTCTTCCACAGCCAAGTTGCGATGGTTATCTGGCGAAGAGGACGTACGGACGTTCAATTTTAACTCAACAGGGCATATAAAGAGCTTCTGCATTCATTGTGGTTCTGCACTGCCGAATATCCAAATGGATGGGGCTCTTCTCGTCGTGCCTGTGGGCAGTCTCGACAGCGAAGTGCCGATTCGGCCGGATGGTCATATTTTCATCGCAAATAAGGCCAATTGGGATTCAGGTTTGGAGAATGTGCCTATGTTTGAGCGACTTCCTGATGAGAATGAAGAGTGA
- a CDS encoding ankyrin repeat domain-containing protein, which translates to MKFVRFAVACMLLLSLTACMASNNTSSPHRKSSVPLRSMSIEEMLPGMPLEQQLAVAASKGNIKKMDELVAVGADVNARGAYGVTLPYWVLMHPNYEGFVHLLKLGADPTIFSNRKVSFLHFSIEQSPVIGLRYLKAILEIGKADPNLAHPERLYRPLQSAIAVKSREAFVMLVNAGAEIDYNTFGNLPFVADVMLTGDYELAYYLLEQGVAITATTSYGFGVNTALDFPLERQPWNFVPSAPQYMWFWRCVDFVEKRGMTVKIPPDAQRPAVLATHPPNITTSPPRTVPMTGNVIMHEVSLTYPAPIWAQTVETMEDLAVRSKNNPGVIMHEVIPRGENFETWSRKMVLGGFYGSGVTLESFTEAWIAHARKEAGGSLAVQTIEKAEGHLLSHLKSEASDFEMCLYTGRYKDTFVVVSSAWHPSMVQQPEEYSAHVLRDMQKIRMDKGLNVVPVN; encoded by the coding sequence ATGAAGTTCGTTAGATTTGCGGTTGCGTGCATGCTCCTTCTTTCGCTTACGGCATGCATGGCATCGAATAATACATCCTCGCCGCATCGCAAGTCGTCTGTGCCGCTGCGGTCTATGAGTATAGAGGAAATGTTGCCGGGTATGCCGCTTGAGCAGCAGCTGGCTGTTGCCGCATCAAAGGGCAATATCAAAAAGATGGATGAGCTTGTGGCTGTCGGGGCGGATGTGAACGCCAGAGGGGCATACGGCGTAACCCTGCCCTACTGGGTGCTGATGCACCCCAATTATGAGGGGTTTGTTCATCTGCTGAAGCTCGGCGCGGACCCGACTATTTTTTCTAACAGAAAAGTGTCTTTTTTGCATTTTTCCATTGAGCAGTCGCCCGTGATAGGTCTGCGCTATCTCAAGGCAATTCTGGAAATAGGCAAGGCGGACCCCAATCTTGCCCATCCGGAGCGCCTGTATAGGCCACTTCAGTCGGCTATTGCTGTTAAGTCGCGTGAGGCCTTTGTCATGCTGGTGAATGCCGGTGCAGAGATTGATTACAACACGTTCGGGAATCTTCCATTTGTTGCAGACGTAATGCTCACAGGAGACTATGAGCTTGCCTATTATTTGCTGGAGCAGGGGGTCGCGATTACTGCAACCACCAGCTATGGCTTTGGGGTAAATACAGCGCTGGATTTTCCTTTGGAGCGTCAGCCATGGAATTTTGTTCCTTCTGCGCCGCAATACATGTGGTTCTGGCGTTGTGTTGATTTTGTGGAAAAGCGCGGCATGACGGTGAAGATTCCTCCGGATGCGCAACGCCCCGCTGTGCTTGCCACACACCCGCCTAACATCACCACATCGCCTCCCCGCACGGTGCCGATGACGGGTAACGTTATCATGCATGAGGTTTCGCTTACCTATCCCGCTCCGATATGGGCTCAGACTGTTGAAACTATGGAAGATCTGGCGGTGCGGAGCAAGAACAATCCCGGTGTCATAATGCATGAGGTTATTCCGCGAGGGGAAAACTTTGAGACGTGGAGCCGGAAGATGGTTCTGGGCGGCTTCTATGGAAGCGGCGTGACGCTGGAGAGTTTCACGGAAGCGTGGATAGCCCATGCTCGGAAGGAAGCTGGCGGAAGTCTTGCTGTGCAGACCATCGAGAAGGCGGAAGGTCACCTTTTGAGCCACCTGAAAAGCGAAGCTTCGGATTTTGAGATGTGCCTGTACACCGGAAGATATAAGGACACTTTTGTAGTGGTTTCGTCTGCGTGGCATCCATCCATGGTGCAGCAGCCGGAAGAGTACAGCGCCCATGTGCTGCGCGATATGCAGAAGATAAGAATGGACAAGGGCTTGAATGTGGTGCCGGTCAATTAG
- a CDS encoding chorismate-binding protein yields the protein MRCAFSTTVSVAALPALFLRLAQDFGADMLLGGVTREGTAEPQLMWRGEPQRCIVGVDPARELVVTARTAAEEVRGFCLDVPGEALRRVLPASMGYLAYTYGLTRYGIASAKPQSLPQGHVRQYAVLLYLTPAAADDRRSYGSYGSHGSHGSQDGPNSPKTEDSPAGRGTVLVECHAAEEARHERLRALEDVCARFSVSAPDAKYAKYAKYAGDAGDGRSGGTQQAWTGASPAWKGRIARSLDAAAYMRGVEEVLECIRNGDTYQLNLSIKFMADLHGTGFDPLRLFLHLWETSPAPFHAWLNTVGGAQGQGGALRVLSTSPERFVRVRAGEVLAQPIKGTLAFGASAGAGEARALRGNAVPGGAAAGQSEGSGEWGGSWQGDYVPGMERLLTESPKESAELSMITDLIRNDISTRCEYGSVHVPRHKATFVVDSLIQMYSDVRGTLRQDATCLDLLLDAFPGGSVTGCPKRRTMRIIDRLEPHSRDLYCGSVFCVEDARTMDSSIAIRTGWYDEQAETLSFFAGSGIVADSDPEREYAETLAKAGKFLRVLEG from the coding sequence ATGCGTTGCGCTTTTTCCACAACCGTTAGCGTCGCGGCACTGCCCGCCCTGTTCCTGCGTCTGGCGCAGGATTTTGGTGCAGACATGCTGCTGGGCGGCGTGACCCGTGAGGGCACGGCAGAACCGCAACTGATGTGGCGGGGAGAACCGCAGCGCTGCATTGTGGGCGTGGACCCGGCGCGGGAACTGGTGGTGACGGCCCGTACCGCTGCGGAGGAGGTGCGCGGATTCTGCCTTGACGTGCCCGGAGAGGCACTGCGCAGGGTGCTGCCTGCTTCCATGGGGTATCTTGCCTACACCTACGGATTGACCCGTTACGGTATTGCCAGTGCCAAACCGCAGTCGCTACCGCAAGGACATGTGCGCCAGTATGCGGTGCTGCTGTATCTGACCCCTGCTGCTGCCGATGACCGCAGGAGCTACGGAAGCTACGGAAGTCACGGGAGCCACGGGAGTCAGGATGGCCCGAATAGCCCGAAAACCGAGGATAGCCCGGCGGGACGGGGAACAGTGCTGGTGGAGTGCCATGCGGCGGAAGAGGCGCGGCACGAACGGCTGCGCGCGCTGGAAGATGTGTGCGCCCGTTTTTCCGTTTCCGCACCGGATGCCAAGTACGCCAAGTACGCCAAGTACGCCGGGGACGCCGGGGACGGACGGAGCGGCGGGACGCAGCAGGCATGGACCGGGGCTTCTCCGGCGTGGAAAGGCCGTATTGCCCGGTCGCTGGACGCCGCCGCCTACATGCGCGGCGTGGAGGAGGTGCTGGAGTGCATCCGCAACGGCGACACCTACCAACTGAACCTCTCCATCAAATTCATGGCGGACCTGCACGGGACGGGATTTGATCCGCTGCGGCTGTTCCTGCACCTTTGGGAGACCTCGCCCGCCCCGTTTCACGCCTGGCTGAACACCGTGGGCGGTGCGCAGGGGCAGGGAGGTGCCTTGCGCGTGCTCTCCACCTCGCCGGAACGGTTTGTGCGGGTGCGTGCGGGGGAGGTGCTGGCACAGCCCATTAAAGGGACGCTGGCATTCGGAGCAAGTGCCGGGGCGGGAGAGGCGCGCGCTTTGCGGGGGAATGCTGTGCCGGGGGGGGCTGCAGCGGGACAATCGGAGGGTTCGGGGGAATGGGGCGGTTCGTGGCAGGGGGACTATGTGCCCGGCATGGAGCGGCTGCTCACGGAGTCGCCCAAGGAGAGCGCGGAACTTTCTATGATCACGGACCTTATCCGCAACGATATTTCCACCCGCTGCGAGTATGGCAGCGTGCATGTGCCGAGGCATAAAGCCACCTTTGTAGTGGATTCGCTCATTCAGATGTACTCTGATGTGCGCGGCACCCTGCGGCAGGATGCCACCTGTCTGGACCTGCTGCTGGACGCCTTTCCCGGCGGCTCCGTGACCGGATGCCCCAAGCGGCGTACCATGCGCATTATTGACCGGCTGGAGCCGCACAGCCGTGACCTGTATTGCGGCAGCGTCTTCTGTGTGGAGGATGCGCGCACCATGGACAGCAGCATAGCCATACGCACGGGATGGTACGATGAGCAGGCGGAGACGCTGAGTTTTTTTGCGGGGAGCGGCATTGTGGCGGATTCTGACCCTGAACGTGAATACGCGGAAACCCTTGCCAAGGCGGGCAAGTTTTTACGGGTGCTGGAAGGATGA
- a CDS encoding sensor domain-containing protein translates to MFLTLHIYGTATGTVAGMVRRMLHGGGVRTFFQAARARARLPSHADLLSPFSPLSLFSLFGLFSLFTLFSLPASGAQASAGKGVAVQGGAGPLLIGAGILAAVWAVSLWVVARRARRDERRVQRREADVLREQYSRALYAAEREAERFRSLFDLAQVSIFRSTLDGKRFIIANQACAESLGYADVEELLRLATPTRLYQDPRMRDVLLDVLQLHGRVDNMELELRRKDGGSLHVMMTATLHKEEGYLQGAVLDVTEYKEAERMLRESHTFLQNILNAMPTPVFFKDAEGRYQLVNLAFEHLFGQSAEQVLGKRVFDVAPRAYAEKYYQMDAALLASCGPAVQQYEYQVVSAGSVRDVMFNKESMFNEDGGLIGLVGVIMDITDRKRMENSLRRAEERYRALYMNAAEGIFTASMEGVFLGVNPAMAGMFGYDSPQAMRVQVRDVGAQLFVQPEQYAELQERLRAERVVSGFEAKVVRADGAVWWASISARGMFGLGDRLERIEGLVVDVTVQKQSAEELARLVITDPLTGIANRIGMNQHLEKTLRQGARSGCRVGLLFIDLDGFKPINDQFGHRVGDMVLAQVAERLCARLRSADLAARVGGDEFSVVLWDVGDCAAVERVSRELLASLGEPYDCDGTLCSVGASMGASLYPAHGTTASDLLSAADSAMYEAKRARARFCMAAEPHAPEENEGAECVQIPAGK, encoded by the coding sequence ATGTTTTTGACTCTTCATATATACGGAACAGCTACAGGAACAGTGGCAGGGATGGTGCGCAGAATGCTGCACGGTGGCGGTGTGCGGACGTTTTTTCAGGCGGCGCGCGCCCGCGCCCGCCTGCCTAGCCATGCAGACCTGCTTAGCCCGTTCAGTCCGCTCAGCCTTTTTAGCCTGTTCGGTCTGTTCAGCCTTTTCACCCTGTTCAGTTTGCCCGCTTCCGGCGCGCAGGCCTCTGCAGGGAAGGGGGTAGCCGTGCAGGGCGGGGCAGGGCCGTTGCTGATAGGGGCGGGGATTTTGGCTGCGGTGTGGGCTGTTTCTCTGTGGGTGGTGGCGCGCAGGGCAAGGCGGGATGAGCGGCGCGTGCAGCGCAGGGAGGCGGACGTGCTGCGCGAGCAGTACAGCCGTGCGCTTTATGCCGCCGAGCGCGAGGCGGAACGGTTCCGTTCGTTGTTTGATCTGGCGCAGGTGAGCATCTTTCGCTCAACGCTGGACGGCAAGCGTTTTATCATTGCGAATCAGGCCTGTGCCGAATCGTTGGGCTATGCGGATGTGGAGGAACTGTTGCGGCTGGCGACACCTACCCGGCTGTATCAGGACCCCCGGATGCGTGACGTGCTGCTGGATGTGCTGCAGTTGCACGGGCGGGTGGATAACATGGAGCTGGAACTGCGTCGCAAGGACGGCGGATCGTTGCATGTGATGATGACGGCCACACTGCACAAGGAAGAAGGCTATTTGCAGGGTGCCGTCCTGGATGTGACCGAATACAAGGAAGCCGAGCGCATGCTGCGCGAAAGCCACACCTTTTTGCAGAATATTCTCAATGCCATGCCGACGCCTGTGTTTTTTAAGGACGCAGAGGGGCGTTATCAGCTTGTGAACCTGGCGTTTGAGCACCTGTTTGGGCAAAGTGCCGAGCAGGTGCTGGGCAAGAGAGTGTTTGACGTAGCGCCGCGGGCGTATGCGGAAAAATATTATCAGATGGATGCTGCGCTGTTAGCCTCGTGCGGGCCGGCGGTGCAGCAGTATGAGTATCAGGTGGTGTCGGCGGGGAGCGTTCGCGACGTGATGTTCAACAAGGAATCTATGTTCAATGAGGATGGGGGGTTGATCGGCCTTGTGGGCGTGATCATGGACATAACCGACCGCAAGCGTATGGAGAATTCTCTGCGCAGGGCAGAGGAGCGCTATCGCGCCCTGTATATGAATGCGGCAGAAGGGATTTTTACCGCATCCATGGAAGGCGTGTTTCTTGGCGTGAATCCTGCCATGGCCGGAATGTTTGGCTATGATTCGCCGCAGGCCATGCGGGTGCAGGTGCGTGATGTGGGGGCGCAGCTTTTTGTGCAGCCCGAGCAATATGCCGAATTGCAGGAGCGGTTGCGGGCGGAGCGTGTGGTTTCTGGCTTTGAGGCGAAGGTGGTGCGCGCGGATGGTGCTGTCTGGTGGGCTTCGATCAGCGCGCGTGGCATGTTCGGGCTGGGGGACAGGCTGGAGCGCATTGAGGGACTGGTAGTGGATGTGACCGTGCAGAAGCAGTCGGCAGAGGAGTTGGCGCGGCTGGTTATTACGGACCCGCTTACGGGCATTGCCAACCGCATAGGCATGAACCAGCATCTGGAGAAGACCCTGCGGCAGGGGGCGCGTTCCGGGTGCAGGGTGGGGCTGCTGTTTATTGATCTGGACGGGTTCAAGCCCATTAATGATCAGTTCGGGCACAGGGTGGGGGATATGGTGCTTGCGCAGGTGGCGGAGCGGTTGTGCGCACGGCTGCGCAGTGCAGACCTAGCCGCCCGGGTGGGCGGGGACGAATTTTCTGTGGTGCTCTGGGATGTGGGTGATTGTGCCGCAGTGGAACGGGTGAGCCGCGAGTTGCTGGCATCGCTTGGTGAGCCGTATGACTGCGATGGTACGCTCTGTTCCGTGGGAGCGAGCATGGGAGCCAGCCTGTATCCCGCGCATGGCACTACCGCAAGTGATCTGCTCAGCGCGGCGGACAGCGCCATGTATGAGGCCAAGCGCGCACGTGCGAGGTTTTGTATGGCAGCGGAGCCGCATGCGCCAGAAGAGAATGAGGGGGCGGAATGCGTGCAGATTCCGGCAGGGAAGTAG
- a CDS encoding DUF523 domain-containing protein, producing MEYVVSACLAGCHCRYDGKTTPDEHVLELVRQGRALPLCPEQLGGLPTPRSPFELLQGCALDRDGNDITPAMLHGVDEAMHLVRLAGCTRAILKSRSPSCGFGIIYDGTFSGIQVAGNGLFADRLHREGVVVESLDASPVD from the coding sequence ATGGAATATGTTGTTAGCGCCTGCCTTGCAGGCTGCCACTGCCGTTACGACGGCAAGACCACGCCGGATGAACACGTGCTGGAGCTTGTGCGGCAGGGCAGGGCACTGCCCCTGTGTCCTGAACAACTGGGAGGACTGCCCACCCCGAGGTCTCCCTTTGAGCTGCTGCAGGGGTGCGCGCTGGACAGGGACGGCAATGACATAACGCCTGCCATGCTCCACGGCGTGGATGAGGCCATGCACCTTGTGCGGCTGGCGGGCTGCACGCGGGCGATTTTGAAATCCCGCTCGCCTTCGTGCGGGTTCGGCATCATTTATGATGGAACCTTTTCCGGTATTCAGGTGGCAGGCAACGGTCTGTTTGCGGACCGCCTGCACCGTGAAGGGGTGGTGGTGGAGTCTCTGGACGCAAGCCCCGTGGACTGA